In one Moritella sp. 5 genomic region, the following are encoded:
- a CDS encoding DUF2867 domain-containing protein codes for MNGIPTKSSMYQYVHDASFADGFSSLTGYENQSALDIYLSLVQETPVWINMLMSLRNKVVSKFGLKDLGHLAEIEPSKLSSDYKIGDRVGIFILSANEHNEIILEDSDKHLNVKISFYIEPNGKTATVYLNTVVHVKNTLGKVYMFFVGPVHKVIVPSILKKLPRP; via the coding sequence ATGAATGGAATCCCTACTAAATCAAGTATGTATCAGTATGTGCATGATGCTTCTTTTGCTGATGGTTTTTCATCACTTACAGGTTATGAAAATCAGTCTGCACTAGATATATATCTATCGCTTGTACAGGAAACACCTGTTTGGATTAATATGTTAATGTCACTGCGTAACAAAGTTGTATCTAAGTTTGGTCTTAAAGATCTAGGGCACTTAGCCGAAATTGAGCCAAGTAAATTAAGCTCAGATTATAAAATTGGTGATAGGGTCGGAATATTTATTCTATCTGCTAATGAGCATAACGAGATTATTCTCGAAGATAGTGACAAGCACCTAAATGTCAAAATATCGTTTTACATTGAGCCGAACGGTAAAACTGCAACTGTATATCTAAATACTGTGGTTCACGTGAAAAATACGTTGGGTAAGGTGTACATGTTCTTTGTAGGACCTGTGCACAAAGTTATTGTACCATCGATTCTAAAGAAACTACCACGACCATAA
- a CDS encoding S66 peptidase family protein, with product MKYPKPLQQGSTIAITAFSSGIEKKHDARFRVVRDNLESRGFNVVVGKCLYGQNKHASAPAQQRADELMSFLMDDEIDAIYPPWGGQLAIELLPLIDFAKLQTVKPKWILGFSDVSTVAAVFASKLEWATAHCSNLMDLSSEANDPLTANTLTHLSTSVGGGFSQTESKLYASSWPDIVTEPTSGIMPDTPTNWKWLVKPESGSSIEGRLIGGCWDTLSHLFETEYLDLKGLSQRYSEGVVLYLENAEMPPTELARTILSMKFRGVFSCISGLLLGRSAAAEPKSDQSLSYYEVLEKYLMDIGVPVMIDLDIGHVPPNLTLINGAIVKVELNEIGILHQYLK from the coding sequence ATGAAATATCCCAAACCACTGCAACAAGGTAGCACTATCGCTATTACTGCGTTTTCATCAGGAATTGAAAAAAAACATGACGCTAGGTTTAGAGTCGTGCGAGATAACCTTGAATCTAGAGGCTTCAATGTCGTTGTTGGAAAGTGCCTATACGGGCAAAATAAACACGCAAGCGCACCAGCACAGCAACGTGCGGATGAGCTTATGTCATTTCTTATGGATGACGAGATTGACGCTATCTATCCTCCTTGGGGCGGACAGTTGGCGATTGAACTCCTGCCGCTTATAGATTTTGCCAAACTTCAAACCGTAAAGCCAAAGTGGATCTTAGGATTTTCCGACGTGAGTACGGTAGCTGCCGTGTTCGCGAGTAAACTGGAGTGGGCAACTGCACACTGCTCAAATTTGATGGATTTATCCAGCGAAGCTAATGATCCATTAACAGCTAATACACTGACGCATTTAAGTACTTCTGTTGGAGGGGGTTTTTCGCAAACCGAATCGAAATTATATGCGAGTAGCTGGCCAGATATTGTCACTGAGCCAACCTCTGGAATAATGCCTGATACACCAACTAACTGGAAGTGGTTGGTAAAACCTGAATCTGGTTCATCAATAGAGGGAAGGTTAATAGGCGGGTGTTGGGATACGCTATCTCATCTATTTGAAACTGAGTATTTAGATCTAAAAGGACTATCTCAGCGTTACTCTGAGGGCGTCGTCTTATATCTAGAAAATGCTGAAATGCCACCTACTGAGCTAGCCAGAACCATTTTAAGCATGAAGTTCCGGGGCGTATTCTCATGTATCAGCGGGTTACTACTCGGTCGAAGTGCAGCTGCTGAACCAAAAAGTGATCAGAGCCTTAGCTATTATGAGGTCTTGGAAAAATACCTGATGGATATAGGGGTTCCAGTTATGATAGATCTGGATATCGGTCATGTTCCACCAAACTTAACGTTAATCAATGGCGCAATCGTAAAGGTTGAACTAAATGAGATTGGGATCTTGCATCAATACTTAAAGTAA